From Coffea arabica cultivar ET-39 chromosome 10e, Coffea Arabica ET-39 HiFi, whole genome shotgun sequence, one genomic window encodes:
- the LOC113710980 gene encoding sm-like protein LSM3A — protein MGSTEEESAVKEPLDLIRLSLDERIYVKLRHDRELRGKLHAYDQHLNMILGDVEEVVTTVEIDDETYEEIVRTTKRNVPFLFVRGDGVILVSPPLRTA, from the exons ATGGGGAGCACGGAGGAAGAGAGTGCAGTGAAGGAGCCATTGGACCTCATCAGACTGAGCCTCGACGAGCGCATCTACGTCAAGCTCCGCCACGACCGTGAACTCCGCGGCAAACTCCAT gccTATGATCAGCATCTAAACATGATACTTGGCGATGTTGAAGAAGTTGTTACAACAGTGGAGATTGATGATGAGACTTATGAGGAGATTGTCAGG ACCACAAAGCGTAATGTTCCGTTTCTCTTTGTAAGAGGAGATGGCGTTATCTTGGTGTCGCCACCGCTTAGGACAGCTTga